TGATGCAGAGGAGAAGTATTTTGCTGAAGATTAATAACGGAAAATTACATCCATTCATCTCCCAACATTTGCAGATATCTCTTCGTTATAGCAGTGGTTAGTGATTACCTTTTTCTACTTATGTACCTAACTTCTTATATAAATGTTATGGAATGGCATGTTCATGTTGGTAGCCATTCTTCAGATAGACCAGCATTAGAACCAAGGGTAGTTGTTATCAAATCTTCTCTGAAGAAATATGTGAACCATCGTTTTTGTGCATATAATGTGGTGAGCAGTTTGTTCTTGTGTGGCTTGAGAAACCACATAGGGGACTTGACATTAATCTTCCTGAATCTAGAGGGGGTGGGGGGGAAGCTTCAGAATGTTGATCTTGACATTGTGCTCAATATTTTAACGAGGAGCCATTCTACTGAATCAGAATCCAGGAGAGAAGTGCATTTAATTGATCCGGTACACTAATATGTTCCATAAGTTTCATGGGTTGGCTTGGCTGCAATTGCAGTACATACAAGCTCAAGTTTTAGGTTAGGTTTAACAGTATTATGAGATGAGAAAATTTTAGTGCATAGTAAGTTACACGTCTTTGGAAGAACATTGAATACAAGAAAGAGCATtagtaatataataatattaggaaaagaaacaaaaatttcCATAGCTATCTGAACTTTCCTAGTAGAGAAGATAAATATGAAGTTCTTAGTAATTGTAGTGATGGAATGTAAATGAGTATTGTACGTTTAGGATAGTTATTCATTTTATAggacatcattcattgttcatttaTGTGCAGTTCAACAGAGAATCCTATTGAGTTTTATACAGGTAAAAGTTAgttgaatatgggcaaaagatgAGATCCTATAGCATAATTCCTAACCATATCTATATATCCATATAGCAAATTCCTAAAATGGAATGTCCAAATTGTAGGGGGGTAATTTCAATCATTAAATCATAGAATGAATGTGTCTTTAACGAAAAGACAATTTGACTAATAATACCAACAGTCGCTGGTACCCTCTTGTTGTTTAACATACTAGAAAAATAAAATGCATACCCTAAAAAAGACAAGGCGAACTTCATTCATGGTTGAGACAAAAGTTTAAGTAGTCGTAGAGCTAATGAAGCATTCATTTTTTTTATGTTGTAGGACCGGTATTTGGAAACATAGGCTGAAAACTTAAGCTGGTGAGGTGTCCCATATGATCCAACACAATATATAATAGTACTAGATACAGTTGATGTCGGTACGAatggaattgaattaaattggagTTAAGACATATATGAAACCAGGTGCAGAATGAAGAATCTCAAGAATCAATACACAGTATGTAGCTGGCTTGCTAGGGTTGGCCTACTTGCCCAATTAGCTGGATTGGCACAGCTGGTCTCCAATATTTACTCTTCTTCACttcagattcttttgttcttCCTTTGCCTCTTTTGGACCATTGATGGTTACTTTCACACATCAAGATGAAAatagtcaaaaaaaaaaaaaaagaaatgcaaAATCTTTTCaatgttattttttatatatattacaaattgGGAAAGGGTGAGAGATGACACTACTTAAATTTGAACTTTGATATTTGAGTGTAGTTTTAAGGAAGAGTTCAACTATTGTTTCTCGTTGTGggccattttttttttcaaacgttTTAacttacaaaaacaaaaatagtatACATTTTAACTTGAATTTATTCAAAATGATAAATGAGAGAATCATTGAATATTAAGAACATTTTAAGTTTTATGTAGAAAACAAAGACATCTTAAGTAATGTTATCATTTGTTGATTGGTTTACTATAAATATATTATGAAATAATTGTATTGTTTAATTTTTGTTTGAGCGATGATCTCACTTTTTGCTCATTTCTTTTATgaattataaataaatgaatgtgtaaattcaaattttattttatataaattttaaattattcttaGAATATTACACGCTTAAGGTTGTTACATTGATGTTTTCAAGTTATAACGATTATAATGCCAATTAAAAGTTTATTTAGAAAATTCTAGTAGCGATGATGGTTGGgagaataaattaattaaattataaattggtGTAGAtcgattataaaattaatttaattttttattctaaattcattatttaataatgaaaaaaaaaattcttaatcATGCACCTCGTCCACGTGTGATATTTTTAGAGAATGTAGAAGCGATTAGACCAGACCCGACCCGAGAGTAGATGCCATGCCCCCCGCTATTTAAACACAAACTAAAGCCCATCTCCCGCCGTTTCATCGGCGACCTCACCTCACCGGACATTTTAACTCTCTACCCATTTTAACCTTTTTATCTCTCTAAAAATTACCCTTCActctttttctctctctctctttaccCTGTTTGTTTCCACatccagcaaaaaaaaaaaaaaaaaatgtagaGAGGAAACAAATACCCTGTTTCTATCGCTCATCCCTCCGTTTTTAAAACAGACCAATATCGAAACCAAACAAAAATACCCAACGAGAGACAGAAGACCCTAGATTTCTGGGGGACCTAGGGGTTGGTCATTTCCGTCATTTCACGATATGCATCGGCGATAACGGAAGCCATTAATATCGTCGGCAAAGAAGAATAAGAGATAGAGAGAAGATGTACAGAGGGGAAAGAGCGGTTGGTGGGTCCAAGGGAGAGGTGGGGGCCGTGGATCGAAAGCGGATCAACGAGGCGCTTGATAAGCAGCTCGAACGATCCTCGCCCTCCACTTCCAGAGTGATCAACGGCAAGGATAAGTCTGCACGTTACCTCTTCCCCGGAAAGCAACCACCTGATCATCATCGCGACTCTCGCTCCGTTTCTCTACCCAAACCCAACGCTGAAGGTATAGACATAACAACATATCCTTCTTGAATTAGGactattttgttaaaataaaatcgGACTTCTCTCTTTTCTTGTGAGAAAAGACGACAAATTGGGTTTTTTTTAGTGATCATTAATTTATATCTAGGTCTAGACCTTactgttttaaaattttactctTCTTTCTTCCATTAGTTTTGCTTTTATTGTTCTTGATATGATGTAATTGGAACTGAATATAAATGGAACTCTTGAGTTTTTATTGTTGAAACACAAATTAATAATTCATATATTCTGATGCTTTAAATTCAGAGAGACAGAAAACATCAGAAAGGTCAAAGGTTCTAAAACCACCCCTAACATCCAAGTTTCGATGAGATGATTGCTTTGCTATCTATAAAGTTGGAAAAAGAGACATACTTTGTTAGGCTAGTTTTCTTAATTTGAATTGTCACAATTTTTGGTGTTATGAGATTACATGGATATTGGCCAAACATTGTATTTATATGAATGTTTTTTGCTAAACATCTGCGTTTATATTTCGAATGAACCATCGGTTTTGATTCCTTGAAAATAAGTTTGTTTTTGCTTTTTGTGTTACGCCCTTATCGAGGGAAAAGTGGCCAGGGGCAATTtccaaaattaaatgaattttgatTCATATATGTTGATGAACCTCTAGACATTCAGCTTTGTGAATTATGAAAGTGTactttaattcatgatttgaacCATGTTTTCAGAGTGAGGGTTATTATCTTTTGATGTTTGGTGACACTGATTTTCTATTTCACTTGTTAGGGACATTTGTTGATGcaaaattttggttataatggttGCAGATGAATCTGAAACAGACAGCGAAGAGTCAGATGTTAGTGGTTCTGATGGAGATGACACGTCTTGGATTTCATGGTTTTGCAACCTACGTGGAAATGAATTCTTTTGTGAAGTTGATGATGACTACATCCAAGATGATTTTAACCTTTGTGGGCTAAGCAGCCAAGTTCCTTATTATGATTATGCGCTTGATTTGATTTTGGACGTTGAATCTTCCCATGGTAAGCTTACAGTTAGTTTCTCCTGAGGTTAAGTTGTTTGGATGTGTGAAATTTTGTTCCATCCTGTTCTTGTTGAAGCCTTTTGTTCCATTCTGCTTTTAGTTTTTGGAGACTTGAGAGTGTTAATGCTAGTCTCATTCACATTCTTCAAAGCATATAGTTTTATGACATGCTTTTATTCTAATCTGGCTGTGTTTAGATCTTGACGACCTTAAAAGTTTAAACTTTTGCTATATATGATGTTcttgataataataatttaattagagTGAAACATACTGTTTATGTCATCTAGCAACATGGCAAGTCTCCTTTCTCTTATTATGTTCTTGGATCTGTAATTTGTGTTGGGGCTGAAATCGGTAGGAGATATGTTTACAGAGGAGCAAAATGAATTAGTTGAATCTGCAGCGGAGATGCTTTACGGTCTGATTCATGCCAGATACATATTGACAAGCAAAGGAATGGCTGCTATGGTGAGATGTCCGCCATCATGTTTGATGTGATACTTTCATGTTTTgatatatatacatgtgtgtgtgtgtgtgcgcgCGTGTGAAATTGGCAACTAGATTAGAATAATGTTGTTTAAACTTCTACAGCTAGATAAGTACAAGAACTATGATTTTGGAAGATGCCCCAGAGTTTATTGCTGTGGACAACCTTGTCTTCCAGCTGGTCAATCAGATACCCCTCGGTCAAGCACCGTAAAAATATACTGCCCTAGATGTGAAGATATCTACTACCCCCGGTCCAAGTATCAAGGCAGTATCCTTTTGGCCATTGAActtgtttttttcttcttgttgCATGGATTTTGTAGGGAGATAACATGCATGTCATAAATATACTTTCCTTCTTGCCACTTCTATGCGTTTATGAttgttaatttaaaataaaaaaagacatTCATATATTGTTTTTGTCATTTTCTGCATTAGGGCCATAAGTTTCTTCTCTGAACATCGTGGATACTTCCTAGGACTACTTGTTTCATTTCCTGAGAACTCCTCTAGGCTACCTATTTAGAATGTCAATgtaagattttaaaaaaaataaaaattatattttgatattacGTATAATTTTATTAAGAGAAAAAATTTCATTGGATATGAAATGCCTGAGATATTGTAGAAGGAGGGGGTGTTCCATTTTTCTGCAAAAATGTCATGAACTGGTCCACCGGAGATGCAGAACCATTATCAATTTGATGATCATAAGGATAGAAAATCAATGGGAACTAATACAGTCATTAGTAAATTTCAGGTCACTATCTGCCAATACATCATGTTGACATGAATGGTCTGATGATGTACTGGCATAAGATCAATGTTCATATTTCCAACTTTGACCCTGCCATGTTTTGCTTTGAGATTTAGATGAGATACCTTAACTCTATATAAGACATTGACGGAGCCTATTTTGGGACCACATTTCCACACCTGTTCCTGATGACATACGGGCACCTGAAGCCACAGAAGGCATCTCAAAGCTACGTTCCAAGAGTATTTGGGTTCAAGATCCATAAGCCGTAGTTGTTGCAAGTTTTATCGCCAAGCTTCTATTATGGAAGTAATGCTTTTGAAAGATCAGGTATAGTTTGACAGTCCTCTTTTAAGTAATCATGTTTCTAGAGCCTTTCTTTTATATGTTGAAAAAGAATTACCATAAAAACATATTTGCAAACCAGCAAGTGTTCATTTTCAACGTAGCAGCCTTTTCCTGGGGGTCGCCTTTCATCCAAAATTCATTCTTGGTAGAGTATCTATTAAATTTCCCTTTTAGATATACCCTCCATTGTACTGTACTTGATgtcgatgatgatgatgatgatttttTAATCGCTGTTTGCTCTTGTGTATTACCATCTACTCAGTGTTCATTATAATCTGATATTGGTTATCTGTATCAATTTGGTGGCCTTACATTGGCAGCACATTACATGAGTTTGTGGCTTATACGATATGTTAAACTTGTTATGACTATCCACTAATATCTGGTGTTTTACGTAGTTAATGAAGGGGAAGGAATGTAATCGTGGATTAAGCCTTTTGGTTATGGTGATGTTCCTAACTCTTCTCTGTTTCTTTCCGAGTTCGTTATAGAAGTAAAAGATTAAGAGACATATTATTCAAGTTGAGGTGAAGGCTATTTGAACATGAAATTGAGCTTTTGACAAAACAAtaataatttctattttttagattgttaaatttattggtgtgatattttgaaattttttttaaaatattgaccTGAAAAGTGGGGTTAAATTTCTAGAAATAAAATTATAggagtaaattttaaatttataaaagataAAGAGGGACTTGtagtatattttaatttaaagtgCAGAAGCTGAGCTTTTCCGGGACCAGGAAGAAGATGAAATTAGTGATTTTCAGTTGGGGTTTCATTTATGACAGTCTTTGACACCTTAGGCCAATTTCGGAGAGACGGGTAATTTGCCCATTAGAGAAAGGAAAAATGTATAATTAACggatcaatttcacattttaattgaTCGACTTACATCTTAGTTCAGTGATTTAACGatgatttttgtttgtttttttttaatgggTTCTTTCAAATATGAATTTGACTTTAGTATATATAAGTAGTATTTGATTTCTTTAGTAAAAAGGTATTTAATATTGAGACTAATTTCCGAAGTGAAAAATTAATAACAATTAGTAACAGAGTTAATGATTGGATTTCGGTTAGAATATCACACCTAATAAAATAGCTtgttattcatttttattttttattcttatttgGTTTCAACGTCGCTGCAAAAGTCGAAATGTTTTAACTGTTACTGCAATAAAATAATTGAAAGGGTTGCAAATTTTGTTTTCAAGGCCTAATTCCAGTTTTGTTAAAGTGATTCTCTGTAGTCAAAGATTGAGATGCTGGATTGTTATTAATGTTTGAGGCAATTTTGTGGAAGAGGGCATGAGATTGAAGTCTTAACCAACTCCTCTTTCCTAAtttgcttcttcttctttctcATCCTCCATCTTTAAGTCTTTAATTTCTGAGTTTAATCTAATTAATGGTTTTGGGCACTGAAGTGGAGCAAGAGATATAAGGTTTAAGCTTAAGCTAGGTGGATTTcttaatagtttttttttttttttttttatgtcatCTCAGATAAAtagttattaattatttttaaattttacttgaaattaatttattttttacgaGAATGATGGGAGCAtgtttttatcaatttttttaaggGTTTATAAACTAATTAACGACTTCATCAATGCAGTTGGAGAAAATCGGATTTTTGGTCATCCGTACAAACCCCAATCTGAAATAGTTTGAGAAGGGGGAGGGAACAACCCACGTTGGGCTTGTTTTGAACAAAGAGGCCCACTTCTGCTCAGTACTTTTGAGCACTTCCATCCCATTATTAAACTCACCTCTTTTCCCTGGAAGCAATTACATACATAAATGCCGCCTGAAACTTGCCACTTAAGGGGGTCCCAACAAGTCCCCCAAATCAATGTCTTTTAAATGAGATTTAGCTTTGAGCCTCCGTTGCCCATAAAACAAGTGGACCCTCCTTTCATTAAAACCCATTTACCCCTATTCTGCATCAACATTTCTCTTCATCTCACCACCTTTTTTTCATAACACCACTAAATTGAGTTTGGAAGTAATTGGTAATTATACATGTAGGACATGTTTAAGTCATCATTATAATCACATTCACATTCTCCTAATTCAATTATTCTTATGTATTTCCACACCTAGTTTAACAAGTTTATTTTTATGCAATAATAatacattttatttttgaaatatttatatgAGGGTAAATTATAGAAGAAgtcacttaattataaatttttgatcactcaattatgaaaagttacaaaataatcattCAATTACTCAATTTTATCTTTAGTGGTGGCTAATGTAAAAATTGAAATATCTAAAAATCTAAAATAGTTGGGTgacaaaagaaggccaaattaAATAGTTGATTGACCAAAAAGAAATTAACTAATAGTTAGGTGACTATTTTGTAACCTTTTATAATTAGGTAAAAAAACATAATTAAGTGACTACTAATGTAGTTTACCCTATATAATATTTTACAAAACTCATctaaataatctaaaaattttattgatggaAGATAATTCCCCATACATTTTGACACACCAAATATTTAACCGTATTTACtacaaattatttatattaattctaACTAAACTATATAGTACTTatcattaattatttatatttagtcaacAATTAATTGATGATATTTTTAATGTCAGAGGAATAgtccaaaatattttatatttctaataattaaatttatgaaTATTTTGGTATAATCATGTTTTGACTTTTGtgtttcaattaatttttatgcTCTCGCTTAATTGATTTCATATTTTGTATAATGATTTAATTTAGAGAACAAAAATTTAAGTTAACATTGTGTCTTATTCgtaacatattttatatatttttcataacaattcaatttaaaaaatgTATTTTGATGTGTTGGTATTAATTTTTTATGctcaaaatattataaatttataaagtttttaaaacgttaataattaataatttatatattttgatcAGCATGTATTGTGTTGTTGTTATTTTTGTGCCAGTT
Above is a genomic segment from Gossypium arboreum isolate Shixiya-1 chromosome 8, ASM2569848v2, whole genome shotgun sequence containing:
- the LOC108469571 gene encoding casein kinase II subunit beta-1; this encodes MYRGERAVGGSKGEVGAVDRKRINEALDKQLERSSPSTSRVINGKDKSARYLFPGKQPPDHHRDSRSVSLPKPNAEDESETDSEESDVSGSDGDDTSWISWFCNLRGNEFFCEVDDDYIQDDFNLCGLSSQVPYYDYALDLILDVESSHGDMFTEEQNELVESAAEMLYGLIHARYILTSKGMAAMLDKYKNYDFGRCPRVYCCGQPCLPAGQSDTPRSSTVKIYCPRCEDIYYPRSKYQGNIDGAYFGTTFPHLFLMTYGHLKPQKASQSYVPRVFGFKIHKP